In Deferribacter desulfuricans SSM1, the following are encoded in one genomic region:
- a CDS encoding DUF72 domain-containing protein, producing the protein MKQISINETPVFIGTSGYKFEDWIGKFYPKGISNYHMLPFYTKKDYLNLLEMTFTFYNIPYLNTIKSIVDRGEDLTFSVRLNKRFLKGRYNQQDIKDFLHGLTPIIEKGKLAAFFADFNYAFSASKENFEHLEKLSNDFKDFPLFFELPNRTWYKNRFLELFQEKRIGLIVLDMPQIKGLAPYYPFSSNNYTYFRLYGRSKLWLTPEDKILDYEYSKQELEQFYNDLKVLSLTSKKVFISFCNVIDAKACKNAKQFYDIIVQNEKN; encoded by the coding sequence ATGAAACAAATAAGTATCAACGAAACACCCGTTTTCATAGGAACAAGTGGTTACAAATTTGAAGATTGGATTGGAAAATTTTACCCTAAAGGTATATCAAACTATCATATGTTACCTTTTTATACTAAAAAGGATTATCTCAACCTTTTAGAGATGACTTTTACTTTTTACAATATCCCCTATTTAAATACTATCAAAAGTATCGTTGATAGAGGTGAAGACTTAACCTTTTCAGTAAGGTTAAACAAAAGATTTTTAAAAGGGAGATATAATCAGCAAGATATAAAAGATTTTTTGCACGGTTTAACACCAATAATAGAAAAAGGTAAACTTGCTGCTTTTTTTGCGGACTTTAATTATGCATTTTCTGCTTCAAAAGAAAACTTTGAGCATTTAGAAAAACTGTCCAATGATTTTAAAGATTTCCCTCTGTTTTTTGAGTTGCCAAACAGAACATGGTATAAAAATAGATTTTTAGAGCTTTTTCAAGAAAAAAGGATAGGCTTAATTGTTTTAGACATGCCTCAAATAAAAGGTTTAGCTCCATATTACCCCTTTTCATCAAACAATTATACTTATTTTAGGTTGTATGGAAGAAGTAAATTATGGCTTACTCCAGAAGACAAAATCTTAGACTATGAATACTCAAAACAGGAATTAGAGCAATTTTATAACGATTTAAAAGTGTTGTCCCTTACAAGTAAAAAAGTTTTTATAAGCTTTTGCAATGTCATAGATGCTAAAGCATGTAAAAATGCGAAACAATTTTATGATATAATAGTTCAAAATGAAAAAAACTAA
- a CDS encoding CheR family methyltransferase, translating to MTINYSENIKSLVKSFSGLNLTGSIEEKFNETLSKWLQHYKTPQTVFDLLKNDRTALFDFLAEITINESFFYRNKSQFTILKEIIDHIPSKTIKILSVGCSNGCEPYTIAMEILEQFGKTDNIKIVGIDINQNQIEYAKKGIYQKWYLRNTPNDIIEKYFIKLDENNYKLKDIVKNSVTLLHKNLFEFDDAEYDIVYCRNILMYFDKKDTDKTIKKIDELTNEYGTIIFGTSDILTIPTNTFERYEINGVTVFRKKKIKNELIKKTSENINRLENHPFVTDIKVRTRKISEKPETELFEKAVNFMFNDNFKEASILFKKILNELNPTNLRAKIFYLICLIKENQLDEAERFITFSLEENIFSYEIFLIKGIIHFLKGNYKTSKNELRKSIYLKTDSSASWFYYGLTLLKLNEKMEAKRAFEKALMFIDNNVDNSLFYISELSGEGLKNIINYYLSQL from the coding sequence ATGACAATAAATTATAGTGAAAATATCAAAAGCTTAGTAAAATCATTCTCCGGTTTAAATCTTACTGGTTCTATAGAAGAAAAGTTTAATGAAACCTTATCAAAATGGTTGCAACATTATAAAACTCCGCAAACTGTTTTTGATTTATTAAAGAACGATAGAACAGCTCTTTTTGATTTTTTAGCAGAAATAACTATAAATGAGTCATTTTTTTATAGAAACAAAAGTCAATTTACTATTTTAAAAGAGATTATAGATCATATACCATCAAAAACTATCAAAATTTTATCTGTAGGATGTTCAAATGGATGTGAGCCATACACAATCGCAATGGAAATATTAGAACAATTTGGAAAAACCGATAATATAAAAATTGTGGGCATCGATATAAATCAAAATCAAATAGAATATGCAAAAAAAGGTATTTACCAAAAATGGTACTTAAGAAATACCCCAAACGATATTATTGAAAAATATTTTATAAAGCTTGATGAAAACAATTATAAATTAAAAGATATTGTAAAAAACTCTGTCACACTGCTACACAAAAACCTTTTTGAATTTGATGATGCTGAGTATGATATCGTTTATTGCAGAAATATATTAATGTATTTTGATAAAAAAGATACTGACAAAACTATAAAAAAAATTGATGAGTTAACAAATGAGTATGGTACTATCATTTTTGGCACATCAGATATATTAACCATCCCAACAAATACATTTGAAAGATATGAGATTAACGGTGTCACAGTTTTTAGAAAGAAGAAAATAAAAAATGAGTTAATAAAGAAAACATCAGAAAATATAAATAGACTTGAAAACCATCCTTTCGTTACAGATATAAAGGTCAGAACCAGGAAAATCTCAGAAAAACCTGAAACTGAGCTCTTTGAAAAAGCAGTCAATTTTATGTTTAATGATAATTTTAAAGAAGCTTCTATTTTATTTAAGAAAATTTTAAATGAACTAAATCCAACAAACTTACGTGCAAAAATATTTTATTTAATATGCTTAATAAAAGAAAATCAACTGGATGAGGCAGAAAGGTTTATTACATTCTCACTCGAAGAAAACATTTTTTCTTATGAGATTTTTTTAATAAAAGGTATAATACATTTTCTAAAAGGCAATTATAAAACATCAAAAAATGAACTGAGAAAATCCATTTACCTAAAAACTGATTCATCAGCATCCTGGTTTTATTATGGTCTAACATTATTAAAATTAAATGAAAAAATGGAAGCCAAACGTGCTTTCGAAAAAGCTTTAATGTTTATTGATAATAATGTTGACAATAGTTTATTTTATATAAGTGAACTTTCTGGCGAAGGTCTTAAAAACATAATTAATTATTATCTCTCTCAACTATAA
- a CDS encoding cupin domain-containing protein, with protein MIVRLNNIEPKEVTKPKDGRGSLINFGYEAATKFGGQIKMFSVVELKPDSKVGYHIHENDMEIYLILDGKAVVNDSGTEELLNPGDMLITPKGEGHSIENKTNEPITFLAVIIE; from the coding sequence ATGATTGTAAGACTAAATAATATTGAACCTAAAGAGGTAACAAAACCTAAAGATGGAAGAGGGAGTTTAATAAATTTTGGCTATGAAGCTGCCACGAAGTTTGGTGGACAAATCAAAATGTTTTCTGTAGTTGAATTAAAACCTGATTCAAAAGTAGGCTACCATATACATGAAAATGATATGGAAATATATTTAATACTTGATGGAAAAGCAGTAGTAAATGATAGTGGAACCGAAGAACTTTTAAACCCTGGAGATATGCTTATCACTCCAAAAGGGGAAGGGCATTCAATAGAAAATAAAACCAATGAACCAATTACATTTTTAGCGGTTATTATAGAATGA
- a CDS encoding chemotaxis protein CheB, with protein MKKNILVIEDSPYFRTTLIDMLSKYEDINIVGYATDGITAVKIFAELRPDVVLLDLMLPKMNGDAVAESIMSINPTPIIIMTSLSDFEIEKSFVLNVDYFVDIIKKPLEIDQRFVEKLYTKIKDSSPFQVKNIKHERIITTPDVNVYSKEADTVLVIGGSTGGPKILKTIIPIISTIKSLPIIIANHYEVGFEIQLRDWIASLAKKQTVLISDNIPVDDKIYIAPTAYNFIIENNHFKLTPIDKKQIYFPHIDKVYESVAKFYKNKCTIFQITGMGFDGLNGVKTAKDLGAKIIAQDPETAVAQSMPKSVLPYADHIIKPEELIKYL; from the coding sequence ATGAAAAAAAATATTTTAGTAATTGAAGACTCCCCTTATTTTAGAACGACACTCATTGATATGTTGTCAAAATATGAGGATATAAATATAGTTGGCTATGCAACTGATGGAATAACTGCTGTAAAAATATTTGCAGAATTAAGACCTGATGTAGTTCTTTTGGATTTAATGCTACCAAAAATGAATGGTGATGCAGTAGCTGAATCAATAATGAGCATAAATCCAACCCCAATAATCATTATGACTTCACTCTCAGATTTTGAAATAGAAAAAAGCTTTGTATTAAACGTAGATTATTTTGTTGATATAATAAAAAAACCTTTAGAGATTGATCAAAGATTTGTGGAAAAGCTTTATACAAAGATAAAAGATTCTTCCCCTTTCCAAGTCAAAAATATAAAACATGAACGAATTATTACAACTCCAGATGTAAATGTTTACAGTAAAGAAGCTGATACAGTATTAGTTATCGGAGGCTCAACAGGTGGTCCTAAAATATTAAAGACAATAATACCAATAATATCCACTATTAAAAGCTTACCCATTATCATTGCAAATCATTACGAAGTTGGATTCGAAATTCAGTTAAGAGATTGGATTGCAAGTTTAGCAAAGAAACAAACCGTTTTGATATCAGATAATATCCCAGTTGATGATAAAATTTATATAGCTCCTACAGCTTACAATTTTATAATAGAAAATAATCATTTCAAATTAACCCCTATTGATAAAAAACAGATATATTTTCCTCATATAGATAAAGTTTATGAGTCTGTGGCTAAGTTTTATAAAAATAAATGCACTATATTTCAGATAACAGGGATGGGATTTGATGGACTAAACGGTGTGAAAACAGCAAAAGACCTTGGTGCAAAGATAATTGCGCAAGATCCAGAAACCGCTGTAGCCCAAAGTATGCCTAAATCAGTTTTACCGTATGCAGATCATATTATAAAGCCGGAAGAATTAATAAAGTATCTATGA
- a CDS encoding EscU/YscU/HrcU family type III secretion system export apparatus switch protein, whose amino-acid sequence MKKTKKAAALKYDANKDKAPKLVAKGQGLIAEKIIEKAKEHGVFIKEDPDIVEILSTLDLFEEIPDKLYQAIANILVEVYKINNKIKNLN is encoded by the coding sequence ATGAAAAAAACTAAAAAGGCCGCTGCTCTAAAATATGATGCCAATAAAGATAAAGCGCCTAAGCTAGTAGCAAAAGGGCAAGGCTTAATTGCTGAGAAAATTATCGAAAAAGCTAAAGAACATGGTGTTTTTATAAAAGAAGATCCAGACATTGTTGAAATTTTATCCACATTAGACCTTTTCGAAGAAATACCAGATAAACTTTATCAGGCAATAGCCAACATATTAGTAGAAGTCTATAAAATCAATAACAAAATCAAAAATTT
- a CDS encoding hybrid sensor histidine kinase/response regulator: MSANKNLFDIFNEELNEHLNNIRASLNTFFETEDNTVFRKIIKDFHTLKGSSAILGLKELTDIFHELENYFNKIKDNLSESDKIKVVQLIELIEKIPSHLENQEEISNQIKDILSDKKNTNLNQLKPSTEIKTQNKIDPVKINSLKKDYFEISNEIHQLLEGLNIEKYIKNRIYKKLESLGYKLNRLNLSSFSILDEKIKNIAYSTSSQLNKKVKVLIENSEIEADTEIINIVNEALTHLIRNAIYHGIEKPEERKKLKKDEVGLITIRYTQSNDRIQIIVEDDGKGIDLEKILKKAIDEKIIGEEDLKHLKEDDIINLIFSEKISTAETVDEISGRGIGMQIIKDKIESIGGLLEIETEKNKFTRFLLNVPFTFQSILSKIVSSNNYDIAIPITFIDVVEKFKEDKVIKKRDKFLYQHRNKLFKVISLANLLNMDSKKEKFLIFFKNAKSALLSESIKDNVLLDIINIKGVNGQYKYFIGFSIYKNKPIAIIRPSELDIDKNNNFIKSGYQQPITNSNKTLLITDDNKIILETLTNILKNKYNIIKANNGIEALNILKSNKVDLLITDIEMPEMDGFTLISKIRKDNQKIPILILSSRGEKSDIQKGLELGANAYFVKKDFNKNDLIKKVEELL, encoded by the coding sequence CTTTAAACACTTTTTTTGAAACAGAAGATAACACTGTTTTTAGAAAAATAATAAAAGATTTTCATACGTTAAAAGGCTCGTCAGCCATTTTAGGTTTAAAAGAACTCACTGATATCTTTCATGAATTAGAAAATTATTTCAACAAAATCAAAGATAATCTTTCAGAATCTGATAAAATAAAAGTTGTACAACTAATAGAACTCATAGAAAAAATACCTTCACATCTGGAAAACCAAGAAGAAATTAGTAACCAAATAAAAGATATATTATCCGACAAAAAAAACACAAATTTAAATCAGCTAAAGCCATCAACAGAAATAAAAACACAAAATAAAATAGACCCAGTAAAGATAAATTCATTAAAAAAAGATTATTTTGAAATATCTAATGAAATCCATCAACTATTAGAAGGTTTAAATATAGAAAAATATATCAAAAACAGAATCTATAAAAAATTAGAGTCATTAGGCTATAAACTAAATAGATTAAACTTATCTTCTTTTTCTATTTTGGATGAAAAGATAAAAAATATTGCTTATTCCACATCATCTCAACTCAATAAAAAAGTGAAAGTTTTAATTGAAAACTCAGAAATTGAAGCTGATACAGAGATTATAAATATTGTAAATGAAGCTTTAACTCATTTGATTAGAAACGCTATTTATCACGGCATAGAAAAACCAGAAGAAAGAAAAAAATTAAAAAAGGATGAAGTAGGGTTAATAACCATACGCTATACGCAATCAAATGACAGAATCCAAATTATAGTAGAAGATGATGGAAAAGGGATAGATTTAGAAAAGATATTAAAAAAGGCAATTGATGAAAAAATTATAGGTGAAGAAGATTTAAAACACCTAAAGGAAGATGATATAATAAACCTGATTTTCTCAGAAAAAATTTCTACCGCTGAAACCGTTGATGAAATCAGCGGTAGAGGTATAGGGATGCAGATCATAAAAGATAAAATAGAAAGTATTGGTGGTTTACTTGAGATAGAAACCGAAAAAAATAAATTTACCAGATTCTTATTGAATGTGCCTTTTACATTTCAAAGTATTCTCTCAAAAATTGTTTCTTCAAATAATTATGATATAGCAATACCCATAACATTTATAGATGTCGTAGAAAAATTTAAAGAAGATAAAGTCATAAAAAAGAGGGACAAATTTTTATATCAACACAGAAATAAGCTTTTTAAAGTCATAAGCTTGGCAAATTTATTAAACATGGATAGTAAAAAAGAAAAGTTCTTGATATTTTTTAAAAATGCAAAATCAGCACTGTTGTCAGAATCTATAAAAGATAACGTGTTGCTGGATATAATCAATATAAAAGGGGTTAACGGACAATATAAATACTTTATAGGATTTTCTATTTATAAAAACAAACCCATAGCTATAATAAGACCGTCCGAATTAGATATTGATAAAAATAATAATTTCATAAAATCTGGGTATCAACAACCTATAACAAACTCAAATAAAACACTTTTAATAACAGACGATAACAAAATAATCTTAGAAACTTTAACAAATATATTAAAAAACAAATATAATATTATCAAAGCAAACAATGGTATAGAAGCACTGAATATATTAAAATCAAATAAAGTAGATCTGCTTATCACAGATATCGAAATGCCTGAAATGGATGGATTTACGTTAATTTCTAAAATTCGCAAAGATAATCAAAAAATTCCGATACTAATATTATCTTCCAGAGGTGAAAAAAGCGATATTCAAAAAGGCTTAGAATTAGGTGCAAACGCTTACTTTGTAAAAAAAGACTTCAATAAAAATGACCTTATAAAAAAGGTAGAAGAGCTGTTATGA